The Methanobacterium sp. Maddingley MBC34 genome contains the following window.
TTAATATAATCTCTTCCCCATGCAGTGATGGCAGCGGCACATTCTAAGCGGTACCATCTAAAACGGGAATAACCATAAACTCCGTACATGGAGTTGGCCAGCCTTTTTAAGGCTTCCTGTTGAACATTCAAAATTTTCTTTTCCTCTTCATCCTTTGAATCCTTCATCATGGTTTTAAGGCGCACCCTTTCTGTGAGGATGTTGCCGATGATGGATGGAACGAAGCCAGGGGGTTCCTTAAGAAACATGTAACCTCCTTCAGGGGAGATATGGCACTTTTCGGGGTTGCATTCATCCACCAGGGTGTCAGGTGAGACGTTCTTGGAGATGATGATGCTGGGGTACAGGCTACGGAAATCGAAGTAAACAATGTTCTCATGCAATCCTTTAACCGGATCCTTTACATATCCTCCGGCGGCTCTTTTACCTTTCCGGTTGGAGTACTGTGATGAAGATGGCTTGTTGGGAACTAATTCGCCCTGTTCATGTGCTTTGCGTATAAGGTACCATTCCACCTGTTGGCCGGTGGTCATCCGGGCCAGATCAAAAAATGGTTGCCCTACAATACGGGTAAGTTCCAGAGTCAGTGGTATCATTTTTTCTGCAATCTCGGTGACAGCCACAGCATCATCCAGGGAGTAATGGCATAATTTTTCCAGTTTAGGGCCACAATCATCCCAGTACTCGTGGATCTCATCCCCGGGAATGTCATATTTTTCCTCACCGAAAAGCTCCAGATAAACCCTTTCCAGGGTGTAACGATCCAGTTGGAGGTAACGGCGCATGATAAGGTAAAGATCAATGTGAATTCTGCCCTTCACCAGGGCGGCGTTGGCAAACCCTCTCTTCATGAATTTGAGACTGGAACCATCAGTACCCAGATTCAGGGGAACATCCAGAAGAGCTGCCCTATCCTTGATATAGGGAAAATCAAAGTTGTCTGAGTTGTAACCAATGAGAATATCAGGATTTTCATCTTCCACAATTTCCACAAATCTCCTCAGCATTTCTGCCTCGTCTTTTAATGTTTCCACAAAATCTAGGGGAGATTCTGCAGTGGAAAGTACCATCCTCAGTCCCTGGTTACTGGAGAGACTGATCATGATGATGGGGTCGTCTTCTGCATTAGGCATGCCTTTAGGATTGTAAACTTCAATATCCAGGCTGAGAATCTTAAGATCTGGAAAATCCGAGTTAATGGGTCGAATATTCCCTTCCAACTCCACAACAGAAGTACTCTTATCTGAAGGAATACCTTTCATTTCAGAAGATTCAGTCTTTACTTCCACTTCCACCTCAGCCATGGGGAACAATCCCTTATCAATAAGATATCGGCGGTAGAATGGAATATCATGCTCTCTGATATCCTTAACCTG
Protein-coding sequences here:
- a CDS encoding DNA polymerase elongation subunit (family B) (PFAM: DNA polymerase family B; DNA polymerase family B, exonuclease domain); translation: MVLLDIDYITRDDKAVVRLFGREKNSQGGNSIIVMDGGFKPYIYVVPHDLDPCLDQLKKLDIPKVEKVKMKDLGREKEFLKVTLKHPQDVPKLRDKIRDLSQVKDIREHDIPFYRRYLIDKGLFPMAEVEVEVKTESSEMKGIPSDKSTSVVELEGNIRPINSDFPDLKILSLDIEVYNPKGMPNAEDDPIIMISLSSNQGLRMVLSTAESPLDFVETLKDEAEMLRRFVEIVEDENPDILIGYNSDNFDFPYIKDRAALLDVPLNLGTDGSSLKFMKRGFANAALVKGRIHIDLYLIMRRYLQLDRYTLERVYLELFGEEKYDIPGDEIHEYWDDCGPKLEKLCHYSLDDAVAVTEIAEKMIPLTLELTRIVGQPFFDLARMTTGQQVEWYLIRKAHEQGELVPNKPSSSQYSNRKGKRAAGGYVKDPVKGLHENIVYFDFRSLYPSIIISKNVSPDTLVDECNPEKCHISPEGGYMFLKEPPGFVPSIIGNILTERVRLKTMMKDSKDEEEKKILNVQQEALKRLANSMYGVYGYSRFRWYRLECAAAITAWGRDYIKKTMEKAEKFGFKPVYADTDGFYAVYQGESL